In Pseudonocardia sp. DSM 110487, the sequence CACATACGGCCGTGGAGGCACCCATCTGATGATCTCCATGATAGCTGCGCGCCGGTCGATGCCCATGATCACCGCATGGGCGCCCGGTCGGCCACATACGGCCGTGAGGGCACCGAGGCCTTGATCATGCCCGCCCAGACCGCCTTCGGTGGCGCCGCGCAGCCGCTCCCGGGACCGCGCGGACCCTAAGCCGAGCTGATCCTCGCCCCTCTCACCGCCGCCAGCCGGGCGCGGGCGCGGGCCACGTCGGCCGGGTCGCCGCCCTCCAGCAGCTCGATGGCCTCGTCGATCACGTTCCGCAGCACCACGACCTCGCCGGCCCGGTCGGCGAGTTGGGTGTGGGTGGTCCACAGGTCGACGAACACGGCCACCTTCGAGCGCAGCACCCAGGGGTCGAAGGGCTTGGTGATGTAGTCGACCGCTCCGGCCTGGTAGCCGCGGAAGGCGAGGTGCGGGTCGTAGTCGACGGCGGTGAGGAACAGGATCGGGATGTGGCGGGTGCGTTCGCGCTGCTTGACGTGCCCCGCCGTCTCGAAGCCGTCCATCCCGGGCATGTGTGCGTCGAGCAGGATCACCGCGTAGTCCTCGACGAGCAGCCGCTTCAGCGCGTCCTCACCGCTGGTGACCGCCACCAGCTCGATCGGCAGTCCCTCGAGGATGGCCTGCAGGGCGAGCAGGTTCTCCCGGCGGTCGTCCACGGCGAGCACCCGCGCG encodes:
- a CDS encoding two-component system response regulator; protein product: MIRQTARVLAVDDRRENLLALQAILEGLPIELVAVTSGEDALKRLLVEDYAVILLDAHMPGMDGFETAGHVKQRERTRHIPILFLTAVDYDPHLAFRGYQAGAVDYITKPFDPWVLRSKVAVFVDLWTTHTQLADRAGEVVVLRNVIDEAIELLEGGDPADVARARARLAAVRGARISSA